In Patescibacteria group bacterium, a genomic segment contains:
- the eno gene encoding phosphopyruvate hydratase gives MPKIKEIKAREILDSRGNPTIETKITLDNDILGIASVPSGASLGKYEALELRDADMNRYFGLGVLKAVGNVNQVIGPKLLGFDPTKQQEIDRLMIDLDGTENKSKLGANSLLSVSLAVASAASKSQKLPLYRYLNSLYGETLPTTIEKMPTPTFNIINGGKHGAGNLDFQEFHVVPATTKPYHEALRIGEEIYQKLKEVLIHRNAIRSVGDEGGFAPNLFTNLDTLEIILEAVKLTPHVFGRDVFLGLDIAASNFKKADGYQIKDKPNSLSANEFIEYLINLNKEYQLLILEDPLDEDDWEDWARLTQLLGKGTLIVGDDLLATNLLRLKQAIDKRLCTTILIKPNQAGTLSETLEVVKTARAGGFKVIVSHRSGETNDTFIADFAVAVGSDYVKFGAPARGERVAKYNRLLEIEEELNLK, from the coding sequence GTGCCAAAAATAAAAGAAATTAAAGCCCGGGAAATTTTAGATTCACGGGGAAATCCCACGATCGAAACCAAAATAACTCTCGATAACGATATTTTGGGCATCGCTTCTGTTCCTTCCGGAGCCTCGTTAGGCAAGTATGAAGCGCTTGAACTTCGTGACGCTGACATGAACCGCTATTTTGGGTTGGGCGTTTTGAAAGCCGTAGGAAACGTTAACCAGGTCATTGGTCCAAAACTTCTTGGGTTTGATCCAACCAAACAGCAGGAAATTGACAGGTTAATGATTGATCTTGACGGCACAGAAAATAAGAGTAAGCTTGGCGCTAACAGTCTCTTGTCGGTTTCTTTAGCCGTAGCTTCTGCTGCTTCTAAGTCTCAAAAATTACCATTGTACCGGTATCTTAATTCTTTATATGGGGAGACATTGCCAACCACGATTGAAAAAATGCCTACCCCGACTTTTAATATCATTAACGGCGGAAAACACGGAGCCGGTAATTTAGATTTTCAGGAATTTCATGTCGTCCCCGCAACAACGAAACCATATCATGAGGCACTCCGCATCGGCGAAGAAATCTACCAAAAACTAAAAGAGGTTTTAATTCACCGCAACGCCATTCGTTCCGTTGGCGACGAAGGAGGTTTTGCGCCAAATCTTTTTACCAATTTAGACACCCTGGAGATCATTCTGGAAGCTGTCAAATTAACGCCCCATGTTTTCGGCCGAGATGTTTTTTTAGGACTTGACATCGCCGCTTCCAATTTCAAAAAGGCTGATGGTTACCAAATTAAAGATAAACCGAATTCACTTTCAGCCAATGAGTTTATTGAGTATTTGATTAATCTTAATAAGGAATACCAGCTTTTGATTTTAGAAGATCCTTTAGACGAGGACGATTGGGAGGATTGGGCAAGACTGACTCAACTCTTGGGCAAAGGAACTTTAATTGTCGGCGACGATTTGTTGGCGACTAACCTTCTAAGATTAAAGCAGGCCATCGATAAGCGTCTTTGCACCACCATTCTTATTAAACCTAACCAGGCAGGAACTTTATCGGAAACTCTGGAAGTCGTTAAAACCGCGCGTGCGGGAGGGTTTAAGGTTATTGTTTCTCATCGCTCCGGGGAAACCAACGATACTTTTATTGCCGATTTTGCCGTGGCGGTTGGTTCGGACTACGTCAAATTCGGGGCTCCGGCCAGAGGCGAAAGGGTCGCTAAATATAATCGGCTTTTGGAAATTGAGGAAGAATTAAATTTAAAATGA
- a CDS encoding fructose-1,6-bisphosphatase, whose product MKITLSVIKADIGSIGGHECPSQAVYETVKDYIEKNSQGLLIDYFQTFLGDDIALLMTHTKGEGNSDIHKLAWDSFKAGTEVAKKQGLYGAGQDLLKESFSGNVKGMGPGVCEMEIEERPNEPFVFFQADKTDPGAFNLPLYLSFADPMYSPGLFISKSMRKGFEFTVMNVYHTEGDKIVTLKAPEELYSIAVLLRDLETYVIESVHSRDNGEIAAVVSTSRLHNIAGTYVGKDDPVALVRAQKLFPDTGEILSPYAIGYFVAGDNRGSHNTPLMPIKTRSTVAYFDGPACVSALGFCVHEGKLTEPVDLFDHPVWERVRSKISDKAIELRKQGFFGAAMLGMNELEYTEIVDHIKELDSRFKVRNK is encoded by the coding sequence ATGAAAATTACACTCTCGGTCATCAAGGCAGATATCGGTTCCATCGGCGGTCATGAATGTCCCAGTCAGGCTGTTTATGAGACAGTCAAAGACTATATTGAAAAGAACAGTCAGGGGTTGCTGATTGATTATTTCCAAACTTTTTTAGGCGACGATATTGCTCTTTTAATGACCCATACCAAAGGCGAGGGAAACTCTGATATTCATAAACTGGCCTGGGATAGTTTTAAGGCGGGGACGGAGGTCGCAAAAAAACAGGGTCTTTATGGAGCCGGACAAGATTTGCTGAAAGAATCTTTTTCGGGCAATGTTAAAGGGATGGGCCCGGGTGTTTGCGAAATGGAAATTGAAGAAAGACCTAACGAGCCTTTTGTTTTTTTCCAGGCCGATAAAACCGACCCGGGAGCTTTTAATCTGCCGCTTTATTTAAGTTTTGCTGATCCGATGTATTCGCCGGGGCTTTTTATTTCCAAATCAATGAGGAAGGGATTCGAGTTTACGGTCATGAACGTTTACCATACCGAAGGCGATAAAATTGTGACTTTAAAAGCACCGGAAGAACTTTACAGTATTGCTGTCTTACTAAGGGATTTAGAAACTTATGTTATTGAATCGGTGCACTCGCGCGACAACGGCGAAATTGCCGCCGTGGTTTCCACTTCAAGGCTTCATAATATCGCCGGAACTTATGTGGGAAAAGATGACCCCGTGGCTTTGGTTCGGGCGCAAAAATTATTTCCCGATACGGGTGAAATTCTTTCTCCTTATGCCATCGGTTATTTTGTCGCCGGCGACAATCGGGGAAGCCACAATACGCCTTTAATGCCGATTAAAACCCGCTCGACGGTGGCTTATTTTGACGGGCCGGCCTGTGTTTCGGCATTGGGCTTTTGTGTCCATGAAGGAAAATTGACCGAACCCGTGGATCTTTTTGATCATCCGGTTTGGGAAAGAGTCCGCAGCAAAATTTCCGACAAAGCCATCGAGCTTAGGAAACAGGGATTTTTTGGTGCGGCGATGCTGGGCATGAATGAGCTTGAATATACGGAAATCGTTGATCATATCAAAGAGCTCGACAGTCGTTTTAAAGTAAGAAATAAATGA
- the gpmI gene encoding 2,3-bisphosphoglycerate-independent phosphoglycerate mutase, with product MTNPVVLIILDGWGLAPAGPGNAVSQASVPNFNRFWASYPHAKLTASGEPVGLPHGERGNSETGHLNLGAGRIVYQDLPRINMSIADGSFFKNQAFLACFEHVKKNNSALHLMGLIGQGGVHSSNEHLYALLRLAKEAGLKNLFLQLFTDGRDSPPTSARLYLSQIETRLKEEGLGRIASLCGRYFALDRDNRWERTQKTYELLVDGLGEKAFSAEEAVQAAYDHGKTDEFIEPTLIVEKNGQPLGPIKDQDAVIFFNYRIDRPRQLTKAFILPDLEHIAITKPTFDPYAEKYFKKTYIEPSRLRKTFPRKKVLSDLFFVTMTEYEKGLPAKVAFPPISVNMTLSRVLSERNLRQLHITETEKERFVTYYFNGQREIPYSGEEWKTVPSPKVPTYDLQPAMSATEITEIVLEKINHKFYDFILINFANPDMVGHTGVIPAGITACEVVDTCLGKIANAVNISNGTCIVTADHGNVEEMINPLTGGVDTEHSSNPVPFILINRKYQGDLRELSSGILADVAPTVLTALQIPKPSELSGRSLI from the coding sequence ATGACTAATCCTGTCGTGTTGATTATTTTAGACGGTTGGGGGTTAGCGCCTGCCGGTCCGGGAAACGCTGTTTCTCAAGCCTCGGTGCCTAATTTTAACCGGTTTTGGGCCTCATATCCTCATGCCAAATTAACCGCTTCGGGGGAACCCGTGGGTTTGCCTCATGGCGAACGAGGTAATTCCGAAACCGGTCATCTCAATTTAGGGGCCGGAAGAATTGTTTATCAGGACCTACCCCGCATTAATATGAGTATTGCCGACGGCTCCTTTTTCAAAAATCAAGCTTTTCTCGCCTGTTTTGAACATGTAAAGAAAAATAATTCGGCTTTGCATCTTATGGGCCTCATCGGTCAAGGCGGCGTTCATTCGTCCAATGAACATCTTTATGCCCTTTTACGTTTAGCTAAAGAGGCTGGCCTTAAAAATCTTTTTCTGCAGCTTTTTACTGACGGAAGAGATTCACCGCCGACCTCGGCCAGACTCTACTTGAGTCAAATTGAGACCAGGCTTAAAGAAGAAGGCTTGGGGAGAATCGCTTCTTTGTGCGGCCGTTATTTTGCTTTGGATCGTGATAACCGTTGGGAACGAACCCAGAAAACCTATGAACTTTTGGTTGATGGTCTAGGGGAAAAAGCCTTTTCGGCTGAAGAAGCTGTTCAGGCGGCTTACGATCATGGCAAAACCGATGAATTTATCGAACCGACCTTAATCGTGGAAAAAAACGGACAACCGTTAGGTCCCATCAAAGATCAAGACGCGGTTATCTTTTTTAATTATCGTATTGATCGGCCAAGACAATTAACCAAGGCTTTTATTTTACCGGATCTTGAGCATATCGCCATTACTAAGCCGACTTTTGACCCTTACGCGGAAAAATATTTTAAAAAAACCTATATTGAACCGTCTCGGTTAAGAAAAACTTTTCCCCGAAAAAAGGTCCTTTCTGATCTTTTCTTTGTGACGATGACTGAATACGAAAAGGGTTTACCTGCCAAGGTTGCTTTTCCACCGATTTCCGTCAACATGACTTTATCCCGCGTTTTATCGGAACGTAATCTAAGACAGCTTCATATTACCGAAACCGAAAAAGAAAGATTTGTTACTTATTATTTTAATGGTCAAAGAGAAATACCGTATTCAGGAGAAGAGTGGAAAACCGTACCTTCACCTAAGGTTCCGACCTATGATTTGCAGCCGGCGATGTCGGCGACGGAAATTACCGAAATCGTCCTTGAGAAAATCAACCACAAATTTTATGATTTTATTTTGATTAATTTTGCGAATCCCGATATGGTTGGTCATACCGGCGTTATTCCGGCAGGAATTACCGCCTGCGAGGTCGTTGATACCTGTTTAGGCAAAATTGCCAACGCCGTGAATATTTCTAACGGAACTTGCATCGTTACGGCAGACCATGGTAATGTAGAAGAAATGATTAATCCCTTAACGGGTGGAGTTGACACCGAGCATTCAAGTAATCCGGTTCCCTTCATCTTAATTAACCGAAAATATCAGGGAGATTTACGGGAACTTTCAAGTGGTATCTTAGCGGATGTGGCACCGACTGTTTTAACAGCCTTACAAATTCCTAAGCCCAGCGAACTTTCCGGTCGCAGTTTAATTTAA
- the acsA gene encoding acetate--CoA ligase: MIQVVKKPKNPKIVPNLTDYTKVYSHFLWKNYQQELKWFAPDKINAAYNAVDRHLGTWRKNKIALYWEGEDGSQKKYTFEEIANLSSQYGRFLKKLGVRRGDRVFIFLPRVPELYFSFLGILKIGAIAGALFSAFKEQALYDRLDNSGASILITNSKLKNRVEKIRQKLKNLKHILVIDDPQFQDKFKKTSSKLRVLEMDPQDPAFMLYTSGTTGKPKGVVHRHLAILQEHLTAKWVLDLKDTDTYWCTADPGWVTGIAYEILGSWSNGVATIVYEGRFDPKRWYQILEKYKVTIWYTAPTAIRMLMSAGSHLFKNHNLTSLRHLASVGEPLNPEAIRWGLKVFNLPFHDNWWQTETGGICIANYPCLDIKLGSMGKPVPGVEAGIVDDHGKELRLGQEGNLALRPGWASMMIKIWRRPKKYKSYFTHGWYLSGDRAYKDKDGYFWFIGRADDVIKTAGERVGPFEVESSLVEHDAVVEAGVIGKPDKIRGEIIKAFVVLKKGISPSEKLKEELSLYVKTHLAGHAYPREVEFIDKLPKTRSGKIMRRVLKAKELGLPVGDLSTLEEY, translated from the coding sequence ATGATCCAGGTCGTTAAGAAACCAAAAAATCCGAAAATTGTTCCTAATCTTACTGATTATACAAAAGTCTATAGCCATTTTTTATGGAAGAATTATCAGCAAGAACTGAAATGGTTTGCCCCCGATAAAATTAACGCCGCCTACAACGCCGTTGACCGTCATTTGGGAACCTGGAGAAAGAATAAAATTGCCCTCTATTGGGAAGGTGAAGACGGCAGCCAAAAAAAATACACTTTTGAAGAAATAGCCAATCTCTCTTCCCAGTATGGTCGTTTTTTAAAAAAACTCGGCGTTAGGCGTGGGGACAGAGTTTTTATTTTTCTGCCACGGGTTCCGGAACTTTACTTCTCTTTTTTGGGAATCTTAAAAATCGGGGCGATCGCCGGAGCTCTTTTTTCCGCTTTTAAAGAACAGGCTCTTTATGACCGCTTGGATAATAGCGGTGCCAGCATTTTAATTACCAACAGTAAGCTTAAAAACCGTGTTGAAAAAATCAGGCAGAAATTAAAAAATCTCAAACACATTCTGGTCATTGATGATCCCCAGTTTCAGGATAAATTTAAAAAAACCTCGTCTAAACTTCGTGTTTTGGAAATGGATCCGCAGGATCCGGCTTTCATGCTTTACACTTCGGGAACAACGGGGAAACCGAAAGGTGTCGTTCATCGGCATTTAGCCATTCTTCAGGAACATCTTACGGCCAAATGGGTTTTAGATCTTAAAGATACCGATACTTATTGGTGTACGGCCGATCCGGGTTGGGTAACGGGAATTGCCTACGAAATTCTTGGTTCCTGGTCAAACGGCGTGGCGACCATCGTTTATGAAGGCCGCTTTGATCCTAAGCGTTGGTACCAAATCTTAGAGAAATACAAAGTGACTATCTGGTATACCGCTCCTACGGCCATCAGAATGCTCATGTCGGCCGGCAGTCATCTTTTTAAAAACCATAACTTAACAAGCTTAAGACATTTAGCCTCGGTGGGTGAACCTTTAAATCCCGAAGCGATTAGGTGGGGTCTTAAAGTTTTTAATCTTCCGTTCCATGACAATTGGTGGCAAACGGAAACGGGCGGCATTTGCATTGCCAATTATCCGTGTCTTGATATCAAACTTGGCTCTATGGGTAAGCCGGTGCCGGGCGTTGAGGCGGGAATTGTTGATGATCATGGCAAAGAACTTCGTCTTGGCCAGGAAGGAAATTTAGCCTTAAGACCTGGGTGGGCTTCAATGATGATTAAAATTTGGCGCCGGCCGAAAAAATATAAAAGTTATTTTACTCACGGTTGGTATTTAAGCGGGGATCGGGCCTATAAAGATAAAGACGGTTATTTTTGGTTCATCGGCAGAGCCGACGACGTGATTAAAACCGCAGGAGAGCGGGTTGGACCGTTTGAAGTTGAATCTTCCCTGGTCGAACATGACGCCGTTGTCGAGGCCGGCGTTATCGGCAAACCCGATAAAATCAGAGGTGAAATTATTAAGGCTTTTGTCGTTTTAAAAAAGGGTATTTCGCCTTCAGAAAAATTAAAAGAAGAGCTTTCTTTGTATGTGAAGACGCACTTGGCCGGTCATGCTTATCCTCGGGAAGTTGAATTTATTGATAAGCTCCCCAAAACCCGCTCGGGGAAAATCATGCGCCGCGTTCTTAAGGCGAAAGAGCTTGGTCTGCCGGTAGGCGACCTTTCGACTCTTGAAGAATATTAA